In bacterium, the DNA window GTACCAGAAACACAAAAAGTTAATCAGTTACTCAGCGAATTTCTTAAGACACGCATGCATATGGCAATGGTGCTTAATGAATACGGCAATATTGTGGGGCTGGTCACCATTGAAGATATTCTTGAAGAAATTGTGGGTGATATTGCCGACGAACACGAGCATGCTAATTCGTCGATTGTACCAATCGATGAAGGCGGTTGGTTGGTTGCTGGCAGTACTGATCTAGAAGATCTTGAAGACTTACTTGATATCAAATTTGTAACTGATCGTTCAGTAACCATTGGCGGCTTTTTAGCCGAAAAATTACAACACTTACCAAAAAAAGGTGAGCGTTTAAATTACCTTGGTTTTTGTTTTCAGGTTCAGCAGGCAAGCCGCCGTCGTGTTTATCAAGTTCTCGTATTTGATGAAAACGATACGCATCTACAACTCGAGGGTGATGTTGAATAAACGTTACCCACTTTAAGCTTCCTATGCTACTATTCTTGGTGTATTCTGTTGTTTTATATAAAAAAATCATTAATTTTTTAAAACAATAGATAATTTTATGGATCCATTGAAAAGGCTCTTGGCCTATACCAGGCAGTATTGGCAGAAGCTTGTTGTTTCAATTGTTGCTGCTTCTTTGTACGGCATCGTAGCGGCCATGCCAACGTATATTGTTAAACATACCGTCGATGATATTTTCATCAGTCACTATCGGCATTTAATTATGCCCTTCATGCTGCTCTTTTTGGCATTTTTTATCTGCAAAGGTTTATTTTCGTACATCACGTCGTACTATATGCACTGGGTCGGCAACAAAGTTGTTATCGACATTCGTCACGATTTATTTAATAAAGTAATCGATTTTCCACTTTCTTTTTTTAAGCAACATTCAACTGGCGAGTTGATGTCATATTTTTTAAATGATATTCAAATGGTTCAAAACGCTTCAGCTTCTGCCATTCGCAACGGCGTGCGTAGCTTTTTTGAAGCATTCTTTTTAATTAGTTTTGCCTTTGTCCAAAATTGGAAGCTATCAATGTTGATGATGGTTGTTGGGCCGTTGATTGGTTTAACAATTCGTCGTATGGGCAAGGCAACCAAAATTGCCTCATGTGCTATCCAGCGCGAGATGGGTTCCATTAGCTCAATGTTGCAAGAAATGTTTGTTGGCATTCGTGAAATTAAAGCGTTTAATGCCGAGCGGTTTGAAGTTGGTCGGTTGACCAAGCAGCTGGATCGTTGCTTTTCGTCGATCATGAACAATGTTCATATCGAGTCGCTTTTGCCAGCGCTTATTAAATCTATCGCTATGATTGGCGGGGTGGTGGCATTTTATGTGGCAACCAATCAAGTTCTTAATGGTGCCATTTCTGCCGGGCAGCTTGCGTCATTTGTGGTTGCGGTGTTGCTTTGCTATCAGCCGCTTAAACGCGTGGTTAGTGTGTATTCTGAAGTTCAATACGGTCTTGCGGCGGCTGAGCGTATTTTTAGTATGATGGACCAAGTCTATCCCGCGTTGCAAAACCGCACCATTGAAATAAAAAACTTTGAGACCGCCATTGAATTTAATGACGTGAGTTTTTCATATCAACCAGAAAAACCTATTTTAGAAAAGGTAAATTTTATCATCCGTCGTGGCGAGTGTATTGGTATTGTTGGGCCGTCTGGTGCGGGCAAAAGTACGCTGTGCGATATGTTGTTGGGCTTTTTGTTACCAACGAGCGGGAACATGGCGCTTGATGGTAAAGACTTTGCTACCATCTGCTCAACAAGCTTGCGCAGCAAAATTGGCTATGTTGGCCAGCGCACCTTTTTATTTAACGATACGATTCGCAATAATATTTTGTATTCTTTTCCTAACGCTTCAGATGCTGCCATTGAGCAGGCATGCAAAGAGGCCTACGCGCACGACTTTATTGAGCAGCTGCCGCACGGCTATCAAACGATGGTTGGCGAAGATGGGACCTTGGTTTCAGGCGGGCAAAAGCAACGTATTACTATTGCGCGGGCTTTGCTGAAAGATCCTGAGATTTTAATTTTTGATGAGGCTACTTCGTCGCTTGATCATGAATCTGAAAAGATGATTCAGCGCACTATTCAAGAATTGCGCCACAAAAAAACTATGCTGATCGTTTCACACCGCATGTCATTTCTCGAACACGTAGATCGAATTTTGGTGGTTCAAAAAGGCTCTGTACAAGAAGCTCGTGATGCCAAGCAAGCGGTAGCGAGTGAAGTGCGGTTGTAAAAAAAGAAAAGCAAATAATTTGAGGATCATATGTGGTATTGGTATGAGATTTTTTTTGTCACATGCATTATGTGCACTGTTGTTGAATTTGTTAAAATAACCATTGCGAATCGGGATAAAAAATGAGTGAAATGATGCACTGGTTTATTGGGCAATTTGCAGCAATGATGACGTACACAATGTTCATTCAACCGTTCATGAAAAGAAAATTTAAAAAGTAATGGTGTTGGCCCCGCCAACGCGGAGTCCTTGAGAGCGTTTCTATTTTAAATTGTCGCGCACCATGATGCCGTTTTTAATTTTATAAAAATTATCAATACCAATTGCAGTTAAAAAATCAGCGTCATGGGAAATGACGATTAATGCCCCTGGGTAGCATTGCAAAACATCAATAACGTGTTGGCGGGTTTCAAGGTCCAAACAATTGGTAACTTCATCAAGAATTAAAAGCTGCGGGCTTTGGGCGGCAATTTGTGCTAACGAAAGACGGGTTTTTTCGCCACCAGAAAGATACTTGACCAGTTTTTCTACTTCTTCATTTTTTCTAAATAAAAAATCATTTAAATGTTTGCGAATTTCGGGTGAAGTCCATGTTGGTGCCGCTTCTTTTATGGTGTCAAAGACTGATGTGTTTTCATCAAGATTTTTATTGTGTTGGTCAAGATAGCCAATATCTTTTTGAGCTGGGACTTGCCATGCACCTTCGCGTATAACGCTGCGATGGTGCATGATTGCTTTGACTAATGTTGATTTTCCAGAAGCGTTGTTGCCAAGCAAGGCAATGCGTTCGGTACTCATAACGTGGAGGATGATATTTTCTAAAACCGGTTTTTGGTAGCCGCAGTTGCCTTCGCGAATGGTGATAAGTGTTTGTTGGTGGGCCGTACATGCCGGCAGATTGAATTTAGCGGTAATAGTTTCTGGTAGTCGAAACTCTTTTAATTCTGCTTCAATTTTGTGATGGACTTTGTTGATTTTGCCCTGTTTTTTATTGGTGGTGCGAGCGCCACTTTCTTGCATGGCTCGTAGCAAGATTTTATCATTTTCGTTTTTATTAGTGCGCTTTGATTGTGCGGCGCGTTTGTGTTCTGCCAATAAAGCTTCACGATTTTTTCTATCTTCTTTTTTTAAGAATTCGCGTTGTTTAATTTTTGCAAGATGTTCTGCTTTTTCGTGGGCGCGGTAGTCGTCATAATTGCCGGTAAAAAAATCTATTGTGCCATCGTGAATGTGCCAAATGTGGTCAACGTAGGTGCGTAAAAGCTCAATATCATGAGAAATAATAATGAGTGTGCCGGTATAATTTTTTAAAAGTCGCAGCAAAGACTTGCGATTGCTAGCATCCAAATGGTTGGTGGGTTCGTCCAAACACAAGACCGAAGGGTTTTGTGCAAGAGCTTGTGTCAGTGCTTTGTTCAAGCGCTGACCGCCGCTCAAGTGAGCATGGTCTTCAATAACTTGTGGTACATAACCAAAAACAACATTTTCAGGAATAATAACGCGGCCCTGAGAAGGCTCTAATAATCCCTGAATAATGTTGAGTAAGGCTGTTTTGCCATTGCCGTTTTTGCCAATGATGGCAATGCGGTCTCCGGGATGAATAGTTTTGTTTACTTTTTCAAAGCAGATTTTTCCTGGAAACACAACGCTAATATCTTTGAGAATGATTGGGGCATGAATCATAATTAACTCTTTTTTTAAAGGGCCAAAACCAACAAATAAACGAATGGTTACGGACTTATGCCCTTAAAGCAGGGCTGCTAAGAGTTAATTTTCATGATCGTGCCTTTACTCAGTGTACCCGCATTCTTTATTTGGGCAGGTATGTGTTTCTTTACCATCTTTGCTGCGCGTTACCAATAAATACGATGCTTTGCATTTTGGGCAAGGGTTTTCTACCACTTCACCAAAAATTGAGAAGCGACATTTTGGATAACCGGTACAGCCCCAAAAACTGCCACCTTTCCAGCGACGCTTTGCCATGGCGCTGTTGCATTGTGGGCAGCGCATTTTAAGCTGTTCTTGATGGATGTATTTACATTCTGGATAGCCAGGGCATGCCAAGAATGGTCCAAAGCGGCCAACTTTTTTAACTAAGTTTTTACCGCATTGTGGGCACTTGATATCAATAATTTCTGCATTTGCTTCTTCAGTGCTGATGCTGACATTGCCCGCTTCATCGCGGCTTGCGTTGGAGGTAAACTTACAGTCAGGGAATTTTGAGCAGCCCAAAAATTCACCTGATTTACCAAAGCGCAGCACGAGTGGTGCTTGGCAGGTTGGGCATAAAAGATCGGTTTCAATATTTCTGCGTGTTGCTTCAACGCCACCAAATTCAACAAGGTCCTTCTTAAATTTTCCATAAAATTCATGAAGAACGCTATCGCGCTCAATTTCGCCTTGGGCAATTTTGTCTAAATCTTCTTCCATTTTTGCCGTAAAGGTAATGTTAATAATGTCGGGCAGATTTTTGACCAACATCTCATTAACTGCTTTCCCTAGCTCGGTTGGCGTAAATTTCTTTTTATCTTTTTCTACGTAGCTCCGTTTCTGAATTGTAGACAGGGTGGCAGCGTACGTACTTGGTCGACCAATGCCGCGCTTTTCAAGTTCTTTAACCAGCGATGCTTCTGTGTAGCGTGGTGGTGGTTGCGTGAAATGCTGTCTGTTGCTTGCTTCAACAAGATCGAGCGTCTTTTGTTCAACCACTTCTTTTGGAATATTGGTTGTTTTTTGCTCGTCAGATTCTTCTTCTTCAACCAAATATACTTTCAAAAAACCGTCAAATATGAGGGTGGAGCCGGTAGCTTTAAAAGTATATTTGCCACTGTCGATTAACACTTGGCGTTGGAAATATTCAGCAGGCGTCATTTGACAGGCAACAAAGC includes these proteins:
- a CDS encoding ABC-F family ATP-binding cassette domain-containing protein, with product MIHAPIILKDISVVFPGKICFEKVNKTIHPGDRIAIIGKNGNGKTALLNIIQGLLEPSQGRVIIPENVVFGYVPQVIEDHAHLSGGQRLNKALTQALAQNPSVLCLDEPTNHLDASNRKSLLRLLKNYTGTLIIISHDIELLRTYVDHIWHIHDGTIDFFTGNYDDYRAHEKAEHLAKIKQREFLKKEDRKNREALLAEHKRAAQSKRTNKNENDKILLRAMQESGARTTNKKQGKINKVHHKIEAELKEFRLPETITAKFNLPACTAHQQTLITIREGNCGYQKPVLENIILHVMSTERIALLGNNASGKSTLVKAIMHHRSVIREGAWQVPAQKDIGYLDQHNKNLDENTSVFDTIKEAAPTWTSPEIRKHLNDFLFRKNEEVEKLVKYLSGGEKTRLSLAQIAAQSPQLLILDEVTNCLDLETRQHVIDVLQCYPGALIVISHDADFLTAIGIDNFYKIKNGIMVRDNLK
- a CDS encoding ABC transporter ATP-binding protein, with translation MDPLKRLLAYTRQYWQKLVVSIVAASLYGIVAAMPTYIVKHTVDDIFISHYRHLIMPFMLLFLAFFICKGLFSYITSYYMHWVGNKVVIDIRHDLFNKVIDFPLSFFKQHSTGELMSYFLNDIQMVQNASASAIRNGVRSFFEAFFLISFAFVQNWKLSMLMMVVGPLIGLTIRRMGKATKIASCAIQREMGSISSMLQEMFVGIREIKAFNAERFEVGRLTKQLDRCFSSIMNNVHIESLLPALIKSIAMIGGVVAFYVATNQVLNGAISAGQLASFVVAVLLCYQPLKRVVSVYSEVQYGLAAAERIFSMMDQVYPALQNRTIEIKNFETAIEFNDVSFSYQPEKPILEKVNFIIRRGECIGIVGPSGAGKSTLCDMLLGFLLPTSGNMALDGKDFATICSTSLRSKIGYVGQRTFLFNDTIRNNILYSFPNASDAAIEQACKEAYAHDFIEQLPHGYQTMVGEDGTLVSGGQKQRITIARALLKDPEILIFDEATSSLDHESEKMIQRTIQELRHKKTMLIVSHRMSFLEHVDRILVVQKGSVQEARDAKQAVASEVRL